One window of Paenibacillus sp. FSL K6-3182 genomic DNA carries:
- a CDS encoding alginate lyase family protein, producing the protein MTHWQDLLEAYSLTKDEKYGLKVIDEMMDWIELVTIPEDLLDKPLDYFTECHPLRVLEIGIRAYKIWPLILEHLGHSELFTEAVLEQYLTVIYKQIKALRSVSPQLWPKADHNHYLMECLGLLTTALYFPELKEAEEWKAFAIDGIEKCSIAQLTEDGGQIEGCPSYHNGCMFWFGLAVVMAKRFHFQFSPAYMERFRKNLDYSIYSLRPTGKCVPVGDSYANPLAVMSGVYGYFALEDVSWLGLATNLIDVTEVVREASKHVWRALNVRKFVEELYSLQGRQFVLDKPTTFWNRTLHQAIIRSGWDSKALSFLFTCKSPVQNAHAHIDLMSFDFTALGKDMICDPGFFCYRDDEDRKQFKSSNYHSTLLIDERDHFEYIRPFQYGPQKPGGIYNVEDRGFYKLASACHTNYEPVIHHRHISLVDNRFVLIADLVEGLDNHSVQRYFHLDFVEVKENLGGVIATSEIANLAIATSHIGELDFLQGRLSDETDLSRPSTRVRFQDRFSGTVAFLTVLIPFQVGQQPAVQIVETADGVFNFELGERYFVSIHERDMRISK; encoded by the coding sequence ATGACACATTGGCAGGACTTGCTGGAAGCCTATTCTCTCACTAAGGATGAAAAGTACGGTCTCAAGGTCATCGACGAAATGATGGACTGGATCGAGCTAGTCACTATTCCCGAGGACTTACTCGATAAGCCGCTTGACTATTTTACGGAATGCCATCCGCTCAGGGTTTTGGAGATTGGTATTCGAGCCTACAAAATTTGGCCGCTTATCCTGGAGCATCTAGGTCATTCGGAGCTGTTTACGGAGGCAGTGTTGGAGCAGTATTTAACGGTCATTTACAAGCAAATAAAAGCTCTGCGCAGCGTGTCGCCTCAGCTGTGGCCTAAAGCGGATCATAATCATTATTTAATGGAGTGTTTGGGTCTTCTGACGACGGCACTTTATTTTCCCGAGCTGAAAGAAGCGGAGGAATGGAAGGCTTTTGCGATCGATGGCATCGAAAAGTGCAGTATAGCGCAGCTGACGGAGGACGGCGGTCAAATCGAGGGCTGCCCATCGTATCATAATGGCTGCATGTTCTGGTTCGGGCTGGCTGTGGTTATGGCTAAACGCTTCCATTTTCAGTTCTCACCAGCGTACATGGAGCGGTTTAGAAAAAACTTGGATTACTCGATCTACTCGTTAAGACCAACCGGGAAATGTGTACCTGTCGGCGATTCCTATGCGAATCCCCTTGCTGTAATGTCCGGCGTCTATGGGTATTTTGCATTGGAGGATGTATCCTGGCTCGGACTTGCAACGAATTTAATCGATGTGACCGAGGTGGTACGGGAAGCAAGCAAGCATGTATGGAGGGCGCTCAATGTCCGCAAATTCGTGGAAGAGCTGTATTCTCTGCAGGGCAGACAGTTTGTATTGGATAAGCCCACGACGTTTTGGAATCGCACGTTGCATCAAGCGATTATCCGCAGCGGCTGGGATTCAAAGGCTCTCAGTTTTTTGTTTACATGTAAAAGCCCTGTTCAAAATGCCCATGCCCATATTGATTTAATGAGCTTTGATTTTACTGCGCTCGGAAAAGACATGATTTGCGATCCCGGATTTTTTTGTTATCGAGATGATGAGGACCGCAAACAGTTCAAGAGTTCAAATTATCACTCTACGCTGCTAATCGATGAGCGAGATCATTTCGAGTATATTCGCCCCTTTCAATACGGACCGCAAAAACCCGGCGGAATCTACAATGTGGAGGATAGAGGTTTCTACAAGCTCGCCAGCGCCTGCCATACAAACTACGAACCGGTGATTCATCACAGGCATATTTCACTGGTTGATAATCGGTTCGTTCTTATTGCGGACCTTGTAGAAGGGCTGGATAATCATAGCGTTCAGCGCTATTTCCATCTGGATTTTGTCGAGGTAAAGGAGAACTTGGGCGGCGTGATTGCGACGAGCGAAATTGCGAATCTGGCGATTGCGACAAGCCATATAGGGGAATTGGATTTTCTACAAGGAAGGTTGTCTGATGAGACCGATCTCTCAAGGCCTTCGACAAGGGTACGCTTCCAAGATAGATTCAGCGGTACGGTTGCTTTCTTGACGGTGCTTATTCCTTTCCAAGTGGGGCAGCAGCCTGCCGTTCAGATTGTTGAAACAGCGGATGGTGTATTTAACTTCGAGCTTGGAGAGCGATACTTTGTTTCGATACACGAAAGAGATATGCGCATATCCAAATAG
- a CDS encoding glycoside hydrolase family 88 protein, with product MLNLQTDDQIWVENVISKITAKMGAVSERSSSKIPYTTSNGEHDNQIKKDINWWTNGFWGGMMWLMYHETGAQEYKDIANFTEDALDACLHQFYGLHHDVGFMWLPTSVANYKVTGNLESRKRALHAANLLAGRLNLVGGFIRAWNDDTTSEDTRGWAIVDCMMNLPLLYWASEETNDPRYAQIAMKHADTALDAFIRPDGSVNHIVEFDPFKGSVVRTYGGQGFEEGSSWTRGQTWALYGFMISYKHTGKQEYLQAAKRVAHYFMANTPDNGIIPIDFRQPNEPAYEDSTAAAIAACGLIEIAKAVGEYEKEVYLKAALKLLKTLDVSRCDWTTDSDHLLINGSAAYHHHDIHISIIYGDYYFMEAVFKLKGNDLFLW from the coding sequence ATGTTGAACCTACAGACTGACGATCAAATTTGGGTTGAAAATGTTATTTCCAAAATAACAGCCAAAATGGGCGCAGTAAGTGAAAGATCAAGCAGCAAAATTCCATATACCACTAGTAACGGTGAGCACGATAACCAGATCAAGAAAGATATCAACTGGTGGACAAATGGATTCTGGGGCGGCATGATGTGGCTTATGTACCATGAAACCGGGGCTCAGGAGTACAAGGATATCGCCAATTTCACGGAAGATGCTTTGGATGCTTGTCTCCATCAATTCTACGGTCTGCATCATGATGTCGGTTTTATGTGGCTGCCTACGAGTGTGGCCAATTATAAAGTTACAGGTAATCTGGAATCCCGCAAGAGGGCACTGCATGCCGCCAACTTGCTTGCTGGACGATTAAACTTGGTGGGCGGGTTTATCCGCGCTTGGAACGATGATACAACCAGCGAAGATACGAGAGGGTGGGCGATCGTGGATTGCATGATGAATCTTCCTCTTCTGTATTGGGCGAGCGAAGAGACCAATGATCCGCGATATGCGCAAATCGCGATGAAGCATGCGGACACAGCTCTCGATGCTTTTATTAGGCCGGACGGTTCCGTGAATCATATCGTGGAGTTCGACCCATTCAAGGGAAGCGTTGTCCGAACTTATGGCGGTCAAGGATTCGAGGAAGGCTCGTCGTGGACGCGTGGGCAGACGTGGGCTTTGTACGGCTTTATGATCAGTTATAAGCATACAGGGAAGCAGGAGTATTTGCAGGCAGCCAAACGCGTGGCGCATTATTTTATGGCGAATACTCCGGATAACGGCATTATTCCGATCGATTTCCGTCAACCGAACGAGCCCGCTTACGAAGATTCCACGGCAGCGGCGATCGCGGCTTGCGGACTGATCGAAATCGCCAAAGCAGTTGGCGAGTACGAAAAGGAAGTCTATCTGAAGGCCGCACTGAAGCTGCTGAAAACGTTGGACGTTTCTCGCTGCGACTGGACGACGGATTCCGATCATCTGTTGATCAATGGTTCAGCAGCGTATCATCATCATGACATTCATATTTCAATCATTTATGGCGACTATTACTTCATGGAAGCTGTTTTCAAGCTAAAAGGGAACGACTTGTTTTTGTGGTAG
- a CDS encoding GNAT family N-acetyltransferase, translating into MQIREIEEKDNQTIERIIRRSLESFNLNIPGTAYFDPQLSNLAQYYKEQPNSKYWVVVNEQNEVVGGVGIAPFGQKPGICELQKLYITPEAQGMGLSNDLMKVALGFAKEHYTHCYLETLMKLQAANLLYIKLGFQQLEKPLEGSEHNATDAWFIKELSILD; encoded by the coding sequence ATGCAAATTCGTGAAATTGAAGAAAAGGACAATCAAACAATAGAGCGAATTATTAGACGCTCATTGGAATCATTTAACCTAAACATTCCGGGAACAGCATATTTTGACCCTCAACTCAGCAATCTGGCACAATATTACAAGGAACAACCAAATTCAAAGTACTGGGTTGTAGTGAATGAACAAAACGAAGTGGTAGGCGGTGTGGGGATTGCACCTTTTGGGCAGAAACCGGGAATTTGTGAGTTGCAAAAGCTATACATTACACCGGAAGCTCAAGGTATGGGTCTGTCGAATGATCTTATGAAAGTAGCACTCGGCTTCGCCAAGGAACACTATACACATTGTTATTTAGAAACATTGATGAAACTTCAAGCAGCAAATCTCCTCTACATCAAATTAGGTTTCCAACAACTTGAAAAACCATTAGAAGGTTCAGAGCATAATGCTACAGATGCTTGGTTTATAAAAGAGTTATCGATTTTGGATTAG
- a CDS encoding GyrI-like domain-containing protein produces the protein MDMLAKLNKALSYIEENLTDHVDYQEAAKIACCSEYHFTRMFSFLAGITLSEYIRRRRLTLAALELSHSDIKIIDAAMKYGYTSPDSFARAFQSMHGINPSEARIHGQSLKAFPRMTFQLTIKGGSEMNYRIEDKEAFRIVGIKKRVPIVFQGVNPEIAAMFEGLTPEMIDKIKSYSNVQPSGLISASTNFSEERFEEKGELDHYIGAATTKDGDGLAQLEVQASTWAVFTAVGPFPSTLQEMWGRIYSEWFPSAEYELSDGPEMLWHEHKDVASPQFKSEIWIPIIKK, from the coding sequence ATGGATATGCTGGCGAAACTGAACAAAGCTTTAAGCTATATTGAGGAGAATCTTACTGATCATGTGGACTACCAGGAGGCTGCGAAAATTGCCTGCTGTTCAGAATATCATTTTACACGGATGTTCTCATTTCTTGCAGGCATTACTCTGTCGGAATACATTCGCCGAAGACGCTTAACTTTGGCAGCACTCGAGCTAAGCCACAGTGACATCAAGATCATCGATGCTGCGATGAAATACGGATATACTTCGCCGGATTCCTTTGCTAGGGCTTTCCAAAGCATGCATGGGATTAATCCCTCGGAAGCCCGAATCCATGGACAGTCCCTCAAAGCCTTCCCGCGGATGACGTTTCAACTGACTATCAAAGGAGGAAGTGAAATGAATTACCGTATTGAAGACAAAGAGGCTTTTCGCATCGTGGGAATCAAAAAAAGAGTGCCAATCGTATTTCAAGGGGTGAATCCGGAGATTGCAGCGATGTTTGAAGGGCTCACCCCAGAAATGATTGATAAGATTAAGAGTTATTCGAATGTTCAACCGTCAGGACTAATCAGTGCATCCACGAATTTCAGTGAAGAGCGGTTTGAGGAGAAAGGAGAGCTCGATCATTACATTGGGGCGGCCACAACGAAAGATGGGGATGGCTTAGCCCAGTTGGAGGTGCAAGCCTCTACATGGGCTGTATTCACAGCCGTCGGCCCTTTTCCAAGTACTCTTCAAGAGATGTGGGGTCGCATTTATTCCGAATGGTTTCCATCCGCGGAATATGAGCTAAGCGATGGGCCGGAAATGCTCTGGCATGAGCACAAAGATGTAGCATCACCGCAATTTAAAAGCGAAATATGGATACCCATCATAAAGAAGTAA
- a CDS encoding chromosome condensation regulator — translation MDYNSPIEAALEVKRWPKDTIATGHRHTVGLKSDGTVTAVGDNKYGQCDVSGWSDIVAIAAGNVHMATNTGNAHTIGLKSDGTVVAVGWNKHDQCNVDDWSDIVAVAAGWRRSVGLKSDGTVVAVGRNNEGQCNVNGWSDMVGVSAGDWHTVGLKSGGTVMIVGNNQYGQCNASDWHDIVAAAAGYLHTVGLNSDGTVMAVGLNKHDQCNVSSWSSIVAIAAGSNHTIGLKSNGTVVALGRNEHGQCNVSGWSDMVAVAAGCAHTLGLKSDGTVVAVGDNEYGQCDVSSWRGIQLPGN, via the coding sequence ATGGATTACAATTCACCAATTGAAGCGGCGTTAGAGGTGAAAAGATGGCCTAAGGATACCATAGCGACGGGTCATCGTCATACCGTTGGTCTTAAATCGGACGGAACGGTGACGGCAGTGGGTGATAATAAATATGGACAATGTGATGTGAGCGGCTGGAGCGATATTGTGGCGATTGCGGCAGGTAATGTTCATATGGCAACGAACACAGGTAATGCGCATACAATCGGGCTTAAATCTGATGGTACGGTGGTGGCTGTGGGTTGGAATAAGCATGACCAATGCAATGTAGATGACTGGAGCGATATTGTAGCAGTTGCGGCGGGATGGCGTCGTAGCGTGGGGCTTAAATCTGATGGTACGGTGGTGGCTGTGGGCCGAAATAATGAAGGCCAATGCAATGTAAACGGCTGGAGTGATATGGTGGGAGTATCGGCTGGTGACTGGCATACCGTCGGGCTTAAATCGGGCGGCACGGTGATGATTGTGGGTAATAATCAGTATGGCCAATGTAATGCAAGCGACTGGCACGACATAGTGGCGGCAGCGGCAGGTTACCTTCATACCGTTGGGCTTAATTCTGACGGAACGGTGATGGCTGTGGGTTTGAATAAGCATGACCAATGCAATGTAAGCAGCTGGAGCAGTATTGTGGCGATAGCAGCGGGTAGTAATCATACAATCGGGCTTAAATCTAACGGCACGGTGGTCGCTCTGGGTAGGAATGAACATGGCCAATGCAATGTAAGTGGCTGGAGCGATATGGTGGCAGTAGCGGCAGGCTGCGCTCATACACTCGGTCTTAAATCGGACGGCACGGTGGTTGCTGTGGGTGATAATGAATATGGCCAATGCGATGTAAGCAGCTGGCGTGGCATTCAACTGCCGGGCAATTAG
- a CDS encoding YdcF family protein, whose amino-acid sequence MIIDGLNDELKPVDAAVVLGNKVEVNGRPSERLKSRLDKSVELYKGGYFTFIIVSGGIGKEGFDEAKVMKSYLIDKGLPEDKIIEDNNGYNSYMTAQNTSKIMDELELDSVMVITQYFHVSRTKLAFRKMDIKEVYSAHAKVFEFRDIYSLIREFPAYYKYLLK is encoded by the coding sequence GTGATAATAGATGGGTTGAACGATGAATTGAAACCTGTTGACGCAGCAGTAGTATTAGGAAATAAAGTAGAAGTTAATGGACGGCCTTCTGAGCGGTTAAAATCAAGATTAGATAAGTCCGTAGAGCTTTATAAAGGGGGCTACTTTACTTTTATCATTGTAAGTGGCGGTATTGGTAAGGAAGGTTTCGATGAAGCAAAGGTTATGAAATCTTACTTAATAGATAAAGGGTTACCGGAAGATAAAATTATAGAGGATAATAATGGGTACAACTCATATATGACCGCCCAAAATACGAGCAAGATTATGGATGAATTAGAATTAGACTCTGTTATGGTTATTACTCAATATTTTCATGTATCTAGAACAAAATTAGCGTTTAGAAAAATGGATATTAAAGAAGTGTACTCAGCTCATGCCAAAGTCTTTGAGTTTAGAGATATTTACTCCTTAATACGAGAATTCCCAGCATATTATAAGTATCTCTTAAAATAA
- a CDS encoding GNAT family N-acetyltransferase produces the protein MSIYYASSKEDITKDALQELFLSVEWESGKYPNELLQAIGGSHSIVTAWEEGKLVGLINALSDGVLTVYFHYMLIHPSYQSIGIGKEMMNIMLDRYKGCKTKVLISYPHAVDFYNKFGFNTEDGATPMFISELI, from the coding sequence GTGAGTATTTATTACGCTTCAAGCAAAGAGGATATCACTAAGGATGCACTCCAAGAGCTATTTCTTTCGGTAGAATGGGAGTCTGGCAAGTATCCAAACGAGCTTTTACAAGCAATCGGAGGGTCTCATTCAATTGTTACCGCTTGGGAAGAAGGAAAGCTTGTAGGTTTAATAAATGCTTTGTCAGATGGTGTTTTAACGGTATATTTTCATTATATGCTTATTCATCCGAGTTATCAGAGTATAGGTATAGGTAAGGAAATGATGAATATAATGCTTGATAGATATAAAGGGTGTAAAACAAAAGTATTAATTTCTTATCCTCATGCAGTGGATTTCTATAATAAATTTGGCTTTAATACAGAGGATGGAGCTACACCAATGTTTATCTCAGAGTTGATATGA
- the spoVB gene encoding stage V sporulation protein B, producing MSQLGQSFMRGTLVLSVAAFINRILGFISGMYIARVLGAEGIGILMMAHPLVPLVITITELGLPVAISKLVAEAQARGERMKVRRILYVSLAVTGVLSVALTTISLLGSEWIASILLSDQRAYYAMLAITPIAPIIAVSAVLKGYFRGMQQMKTIAASDVLEHTVQIACVLALVHLLLPYGIAYAAAGAMAASVVSEAISLLFLMTSYKLYGESKVSGETWASHLKQGRSTLGELLQIGLPTTGHGIIHSLYNAFQPLLITTSLGLYGIGTALATKQFGLLAGYVFPLLFMPSFITQSLSTALIPAIGEATVNKNSLLIHERMNQAMILGLLIGAPATVILYEWATPLTTQVYNAPEAGLLLKILAPMFFLHYFDAPLHAILLGLGRAKAALWNYIIATVFKGVSVFVLGSQLGIVGVAFGIGIGILIQTLLNFFSISSSIGFYGSIRPYIKVGICMMLMAICGHLTYNQLVSHGMPQLWCVIISIICSLLLYFAALVVTGTLNWKSTRHKFSIPW from the coding sequence ATGTCACAACTCGGGCAATCGTTTATGAGAGGTACTCTGGTTTTGTCTGTTGCAGCTTTCATCAATCGTATTCTAGGATTTATCAGCGGCATGTATATAGCTCGCGTACTGGGCGCAGAGGGAATCGGCATCTTGATGATGGCGCATCCGCTTGTTCCGCTCGTCATTACGATTACGGAGCTTGGATTACCGGTGGCCATTTCCAAGTTGGTCGCAGAGGCCCAGGCCCGCGGCGAACGGATGAAAGTGAGGCGCATTCTGTATGTCTCGCTCGCTGTTACGGGCGTTTTGAGCGTAGCGCTCACGACTATATCGTTACTTGGATCAGAGTGGATCGCGTCTATTCTGTTAAGCGACCAGCGGGCTTATTACGCCATGCTAGCGATTACACCGATCGCACCGATTATCGCAGTCTCCGCCGTATTAAAGGGATATTTTCGGGGCATGCAGCAGATGAAGACCATTGCAGCTTCTGATGTGCTGGAGCATACGGTTCAAATCGCGTGTGTGCTAGCGTTGGTACACCTATTGCTGCCTTACGGAATTGCTTATGCAGCTGCTGGTGCAATGGCTGCCTCTGTCGTCAGCGAAGCAATAAGCCTCTTATTTCTGATGACAAGCTACAAGCTATATGGTGAATCGAAGGTATCGGGCGAGACTTGGGCGAGCCATCTGAAACAAGGAAGAAGCACACTCGGCGAGCTGCTGCAAATCGGACTTCCGACGACTGGTCATGGTATCATTCATTCGTTATACAACGCCTTCCAGCCGCTTCTTATTACAACCAGCCTGGGCCTGTACGGCATCGGCACAGCTTTAGCCACAAAGCAATTCGGTCTGCTGGCCGGCTATGTGTTTCCGCTATTATTCATGCCAAGCTTTATCACGCAATCCTTATCCACCGCTCTTATTCCCGCGATTGGTGAGGCCACGGTGAACAAGAATAGTTTGCTCATACATGAGAGGATGAATCAGGCTATGATATTGGGGCTTCTGATCGGCGCGCCAGCGACCGTTATTCTGTACGAATGGGCAACTCCACTAACGACACAAGTCTATAATGCGCCTGAAGCAGGATTACTTCTAAAAATACTAGCGCCTATGTTTTTTCTACATTATTTCGACGCTCCACTTCATGCGATTCTACTTGGCCTCGGTCGCGCGAAAGCAGCACTATGGAATTACATAATAGCCACTGTTTTCAAAGGTGTCTCGGTCTTCGTGTTAGGCAGTCAATTAGGAATCGTTGGTGTTGCGTTCGGCATCGGTATTGGCATATTGATACAAACACTGTTGAACTTTTTTTCCATCTCGAGTTCGATCGGATTTTATGGGAGTATTCGTCCTTATATCAAGGTTGGGATCTGCATGATGTTAATGGCAATATGCGGACACTTGACCTATAACCAATTAGTCAGCCACGGTATGCCGCAGTTATGGTGCGTAATCATTTCAATCATCTGTTCCTTGTTACTTTATTTTGCTGCTCTAGTCGTGACCGGTACGTTGAATTGGAAAAGCACGCGTCATAAATTTTCAATTCCATGGTAA
- a CDS encoding dienelactone hydrolase — MRLFELLLLLSNIGLFALTVLFKKGRGKISVFVASGIATLLLVIHCTVEGYRVQLFFPYCITIIFLAISGYSYFKKTSQKKIPRFMLGSANTAIALMLVVTAGLMYAFPVFKLPEPTGEFKVGTQTLHFVDTKREEIFDEAREGKRELMVQVWYPAQAGTGKYAPFIPDPQILRYMAGNYGLPGFTLQHLKYVSGHAYSGAEVSSAQASYPLILANPGFGSSRFLHTSQAENLASHGYIVAVIDHTYNTFATEFPDGRITTSTTNDLFSPDHDYRTESGNRDKLGKVLTDDVAFTLDQFELIQSGRIPSDLKGRIDLGHVGVFGHSIGGATAYDASYDPRITVGIDLDGALYRLREREGLRKPFLFMNSQSEFERLKMVKDNHAYTEAELKRMGNTREWMDQVTEDKKVELERMRETVDVGGQSLYIDNTEHLNFTDVQFISPIFKILGVTGKIAPERVNSVINAYMLDFFDIYLKDQGGILMKGPDSRFPEVKFVTSLL; from the coding sequence ATGAGGCTGTTTGAACTATTGCTTTTGTTGTCAAACATCGGTTTGTTTGCATTAACAGTCCTATTTAAAAAAGGACGGGGTAAAATTTCAGTATTCGTTGCAAGCGGGATCGCCACACTTTTACTGGTCATTCATTGCACGGTGGAAGGATACAGAGTTCAGCTATTTTTTCCGTATTGCATAACGATCATTTTTTTAGCCATTTCAGGTTATAGCTATTTTAAAAAAACCAGCCAAAAAAAAATCCCGCGATTCATGTTGGGTTCAGCTAATACCGCTATAGCGTTAATGCTGGTCGTAACAGCGGGTCTTATGTATGCTTTTCCTGTATTTAAACTGCCTGAACCGACAGGCGAATTTAAGGTAGGAACACAGACACTTCATTTCGTGGATACAAAGAGGGAAGAGATTTTTGACGAAGCCAGAGAAGGAAAGAGAGAATTAATGGTTCAGGTATGGTATCCGGCTCAAGCTGGCACCGGAAAGTACGCTCCCTTTATTCCCGATCCCCAGATTTTACGTTATATGGCCGGGAATTATGGCCTTCCCGGGTTTACTCTTCAACACCTGAAGTACGTATCCGGTCATGCTTATTCGGGGGCCGAAGTCTCTTCGGCACAGGCTTCATACCCGCTGATCCTTGCCAATCCGGGGTTCGGCTCCTCTAGGTTCCTCCATACGTCGCAAGCCGAAAATCTCGCGAGTCACGGATATATCGTGGCAGTGATTGACCACACCTACAATACATTTGCAACCGAGTTTCCGGATGGTCGAATCACCACCAGCACAACCAACGACTTATTCTCGCCCGACCATGATTACAGGACGGAAAGCGGAAATCGCGACAAGTTGGGAAAAGTTTTAACCGACGATGTGGCGTTTACGCTGGACCAATTCGAGCTCATCCAATCGGGGCGGATTCCAAGTGATCTAAAAGGGAGGATTGATCTCGGCCACGTCGGGGTGTTCGGTCATTCCATCGGCGGAGCGACGGCCTATGACGCTTCTTACGATCCGCGAATCACGGTTGGAATAGACTTGGATGGAGCGCTTTATCGACTGCGCGAGAGAGAGGGTCTGCGTAAGCCGTTTTTGTTCATGAACTCGCAAAGCGAATTCGAAAGATTAAAAATGGTGAAGGATAACCACGCCTATACGGAGGCAGAGCTTAAACGTATGGGAAACACAAGAGAGTGGATGGATCAAGTAACAGAAGACAAAAAGGTAGAGCTTGAACGGATGCGCGAAACGGTTGACGTAGGGGGACAATCCCTCTATATCGACAATACGGAGCATTTGAATTTTACCGATGTACAGTTCATTTCTCCGATTTTTAAAATACTGGGAGTTACAGGAAAGATTGCGCCCGAAAGAGTGAACTCCGTTATCAATGCCTATATGCTGGATTTCTTCGATATTTATCTAAAAGATCAAGGCGGAATCTTAATGAAAGGACCGGATAGCCGCTTTCCGGAGGTGAAGTTCGTTACCTCGCTGCTGTAA
- a CDS encoding DUF6688 family protein, producing MKMLLLFTPFLLLAFTALIRAVFTFARKAGESEQGEGLTLTRLVDGILLSIASFLLIVGFVFDVKGVPGGAPLKMYSETGEPLYAYASLSHKHSAVLCVDWLLGFCSYWALRIYHRKLSPIVYTCCNVFLVLCISLTAVYFIHTGFSNYDFNEIFSVLLLQTGSLTSCLLYLAQLKRSLDVWKAFGKGEDAETMPAWQRPLHRFIIMRHRAIPALWIALLFPVQLVVQLLLVLFGQRPDGVVRAFLGTSGFYLSRLPAPPPEMVSGDGHYLCTVAALGHRFLVKPLRPGIRHGMSITVNRQLMIANAFENVLEQYMPACHRTIRRLYDKYGYPVSRQIRTKTAADVIYVAMKPLEWFFLLVLYTVDIRPEDRIQVQYSGFGKKISRPDAELTG from the coding sequence ATGAAAATGCTACTGTTGTTCACTCCGTTTCTTCTCCTAGCGTTCACCGCCCTCATTCGGGCGGTGTTTACGTTCGCGCGAAAAGCTGGGGAAAGCGAACAAGGCGAAGGATTAACGTTAACCCGGCTTGTAGACGGCATTCTACTTTCGATCGCCTCTTTTCTCCTGATCGTCGGCTTCGTATTTGATGTGAAAGGGGTACCAGGAGGTGCGCCGTTGAAAATGTACTCAGAAACCGGAGAGCCATTATATGCATACGCATCTCTGTCCCACAAGCATAGTGCCGTGCTTTGCGTTGACTGGTTGCTCGGCTTCTGTTCCTATTGGGCGCTGAGAATCTATCATAGGAAGCTTTCTCCAATTGTATATACTTGCTGCAACGTCTTTTTGGTTCTTTGCATTTCGCTGACCGCAGTCTATTTCATTCATACCGGCTTTTCCAATTACGATTTTAATGAGATCTTCTCCGTGTTGCTTCTTCAAACCGGGAGCTTAACGTCTTGCTTGCTGTACCTGGCGCAGCTCAAGCGCTCATTGGACGTATGGAAGGCGTTCGGAAAGGGGGAAGATGCGGAGACGATGCCCGCCTGGCAGCGGCCTCTGCATCGCTTCATCATCATGCGTCACCGGGCAATTCCGGCGCTATGGATCGCACTGCTATTCCCCGTTCAGCTTGTTGTTCAATTGCTTCTAGTCTTGTTCGGGCAGCGGCCGGATGGCGTAGTGCGGGCGTTTCTGGGTACGAGCGGCTTCTACTTGTCGAGGCTGCCGGCGCCACCGCCGGAAATGGTGTCGGGGGATGGCCATTATTTGTGCACCGTCGCCGCTCTGGGACATCGATTCCTAGTGAAGCCTCTTAGGCCGGGAATCCGGCACGGCATGTCTATTACTGTGAATCGCCAGCTGATGATCGCTAACGCGTTCGAAAATGTGCTGGAACAGTACATGCCCGCCTGCCACCGGACGATTCGCCGACTATACGACAAATACGGCTATCCGGTAAGTCGGCAGATTCGCACGAAGACAGCAGCGGATGTGATCTATGTGGCGATGAAGCCGCTGGAATGGTTCTTTCTGCTCGTTCTGTATACCGTCGACATTCGCCCGGAAGACCGGATTCAAGTGCAATACAGTGGATTCGGTAAAAAGATTAGTCGACCGGACGCCGAATTGACAGGGTAA